The Pyricularia oryzae 70-15 chromosome 5, whole genome shotgun sequence genome includes a region encoding these proteins:
- a CDS encoding glycosyl hydrolase: MPSLSLPTGAMLLLVAGARLGSAQFDPLHYVNPLVGAANGGNVFPGATLPYGMAKAVADTNSSSNQGGFSLDGKSFVTGFSAMHDSGVGSTPSLGTFPLFGYAGCKGGEVDNCAFPKRSRVAFGGFKLKNVSATPGYFGIRLDSGVKVDMTTTQRTALFRFAFPAKAPDGRPSEPLIFQDLSDLSDSRQDNGTITVDVPTGRIFGNARFQPSFGQGSYVSYFCTDFKGAEMLDSGIWVDSRASNKVKTLGVSRGINGYPLPAGAYVRFKNADKPILARTATSFISTDQACRNAEQEMPKFDFESAQEAAVAAWRKKLSVVDVDSVGIDQSHVTNFYSGIYRTMISPQNYTGENPLYGEGNGEPYFDSFYCLWDSFRSQIPFLTVVDPPAVAQIVRSLIDVWRHVGWLPDCRMSLCKGYTQGGSNADNVLADAYVKGIKEGIDWNAGYDAVVKDAEEEPYDWSIEGRGGLDSWKDLGYIPVQDFDYKGFGTLTRSVSRTLEYSYNDFCVSQIAGGLDRQQDKEKYRGRSGNWQALFKKDQTSKFDNGTDTGFKGFFQPKFMNQTFGYQNPLNCSNISKNGGSCSLQNNGQETYESSLWEYGFFVPHDQAKLVATYGGPSEFVRRLDFLHDRNITYIGNEPSFLTVYQYHYAGRPGLSAKRCHFYIPRFFTPTTGGLPGNDDGGAMGSFVAFGMLGLFPNAGQDVYLITPPFFRAVNVTNPETGKTARIKTVGFDVEYKNIYIQSAKLDGKPYNKNWIGHSFFTEGRELELTLGPRESKWGTRVEDLPPSLSQYTGFGKGQQERSVGGDEVRGGNYRSEFARFAAGSGL, encoded by the exons atgcctTCACTGTCCCTCCCCACCGGGGCAATGCTGCTCCTGGTGGCAGGCGCCCGGCTCGGCAGCGCCCAGTTCGACCCGCTGCACTACGTCAACCCGCTGGTGGGCGCGGCCAACGGCGGCAACGTCTTTCCCGGCGCGACGCTGCCGTACggcatggccaaggccgtGGCCGACACCAACTCGAGCAGCAACCAGGGCGGCTTCTCGCTCGACGGCAAGAGCTTCGTCACGGGCTTCAGCGCCATGCACGACTCGGGCGTCGGCAGCACCCCGTCGCTGGGCACGTTTCCGCTGTTTGGGTACGCGGGCTGCAAGGGGGGCGAGGTGGACAATTGCGCGTTTCCAAAGAGGTCCAGGGTCGCGTTTGGCGGGTTCAAGCTCAAGAACGTGTCGGCCACGCCTGGGTATTTTGGAATCAGGCTGGACTCGGGGGTCAAGGTCGACATGACCACCACGCAACGGACGGCGCTGTTTAGGTTTGCGTTTCCGGCAAAGGCGCCGGACGGCAGGCCGTCGGAGCCGTTGATCTTTCAGGATCTGTCGGATCTGTCGGATTCGAGGCAGGATAATGGGACGATTACGGTTGATGTGCCGACTGGAAGGATctttggaaatg cgcgtttcCAGCCGAGCTTCGGGCAAGGAAGCTACGTCTCCTATTTCTGCACCGACTTCAAAGGCGCCGAGATGCTCGACAGCGGGATCTGGGTCGACAGCCGAGCGTCCAACAAGGTCAAGACTCTGGGGGTGTCGCGGGGCATAAACGGGTACCCTCTGCCGGCGGGGGCGTATGTGCGCTTCAAaaacgccgacaagcccatcCTGGCCCGCACCGCCACCAGCTTCATCAGCACCGACCAGGCCTGCCGGAACGCGGAGCAGGAGATGCCAAAGTTTGACTTTGAGTCGGCGCaggaggccgccgtcgccgcgtGGAGGAagaagctgtcggtcgtCGACGTCGACTCGGTGGGCATCGACCAGTCCCACGTCACCAACTTTTACAGCGGCATCTACCGCACCATGATCAGCCCGCAGAACTACACTGGCGAGAACCCGCTGTACGGCGAGGGCAACGGCGAGCCGTACTTTGATTCGTTCTACTGTCTCTGGGACTCGTTCCGGTCGCAGATCCCGTTCCTGACCGTCGTCGACCCGCCCGCCGTCGCGCAGATCGTCCGCTCGCTGATCGACGTCTGGCGACACGTCGGGTGGCTGCCCGACTGCCGCATGTCGCTGTGCAAAGGCTACACGCAGGGCGGGTCCAACGCCGACAACGTGCTGGCCGACGCGTACGTCAAGGGCATCAAGGAGGGCATAGACTGGAATGCCGGGTACGACGCCGTGGTCAAGgacgccgaggaggagcCGTACGACTGGTCGATCGAGGGCCGCGGTGGGCTCGACAGCTGGAAGGACCTCGGGTACATACCCGTGCAGGATTTCGACTACAAGGGGTTCGGGACCCTGACGAGGAGCGTGTCGCGGACGCTCGAGTACAGCTACAACGACTTTTGCGTGTCGCAGATCGCGGGGGGACTGGACAGGCAGCAGGACAAGGAGAAGTACCGCGGGCGCAGCGGGAACTGGCAGGCTCTGTTCAAGAAGGACCAGACGTCCAAGTTCGACAACGGGACCGATACCGGGTTCAAGGGGTTCTTCCAGCCCAAGTTCATGAACCAGACGTTTGGGTACCAGAACCCGCTGAACTGTAGCAACATTTCGAAAAACGGCGGGTCTTGCTCGCTGCAGAACAATGGGCAGGAGACGTACGAGAGTAGTCTGTGGGAGTATGGATT CTTTGTACCCCACGACCAGGCCAAGCTGGTCGCGACATACGGCGGACCATCCGAGTTTGTGCGACGGCTCGACTTCCTCCACGACCGCAACATCACCTACATCGGCAACGAACCATCCTTCTTGACCGTGTACCAGTACCACTACGCGGGCCGGCCGGGGCTCTCGGCGAAGCGGTGTCACTTTTACATCCCGCGCTTCTTCACCCCGACGACGGGGGGACTGCCGGGcaacgacgacggcggcgccatGGGCTCGTTTGTGGCTTTTGGCATGCTGGGCCTGTTTCCGAACGCGGGCCAGGACGTCTACCTCATCACGCCGCCCTTCTTCCGGGCCGTCAACGTCACGAACCCCGAGACGGGCAAGACGGCACGGATCAAGACGGTCGGGTTCGACGTCGAGTACAAAAACATCTACATACAGAGCGCCAAGCTGGACGGGAAGCCGTACAACAAGAACTGGATCGGGCATTCCTTCTTCACGGAGGGCAGGGAGCTGGAGTTGACGCTGGGCCCGAGGGAGAGCAAGTGGGGCACCAGGGTTgaagacctgccgccgagtcTGAGCCAGTATACGGGGTTTGGAAAAGGGCAGCAGGAGAGGAGTGTGGGTGGCGACGAGGTGCGTGGCGGTAATTACAGGAGCGAGTTTGCGAGGTTTGCTGCTGGATCTGGTCTGTAA
- a CDS encoding ankyrin repeat domain-containing protein 28 — MATIVSKTNMPDAGALDNEIQAEPISDRGLVIEQDVEDAPVDVVAIHGLGGGRRKTWTLEANENGCWLSTVFPGRVMLYGYDTSIRSMPFRRRDIIGEAKLLLESLRTRRDDELYRRPVIFVSHGLGGLIVKAAIVIASRDPTMYEYLLPAVRVLIFFDFPHSSISIRHLETQLQTHISEATRIYPGEEILLDRSQFLAETIEEVNWMFLHSKMTAQAYIVDYYSDLEPALNSFYGFGRAATRMRSCVGCKHAVDREHRSITRLSDDEVARLQSEAVEWIKKGPSPDHDQARRDFLSQASPMFPPGFDETPPALIPVIGGFLEASHNMVLHVQTASNDNSPVFDGICSWLSRAKPDHGGGLLNFQFDKSDARFSSIDNMLRTFISMHMHEHITCETAHTLASYLTKFSAIGTRDLLYYFGRVIPSDSRYPLTFVYVIDGLEKCGEGASDFIAYLNYLLGSEAHHFKVIIRTSLGANDHLLSEFSRIPPDFLTTFVVGQKEGDYSAPQLCTGRTGFSSQALMILDELEHAFGDDFCMLALLQDWLDSDSRALAAVECDLGKLKGATSGQIFAALLSDMPPERRTWASIILLWVLQGFRPLLMEELCFVSYSIRRSILEEARDETCQQILGHFNGILKNYHGEVRFAHPEIRTWLTSNAVECGPDLSSTQAWWQQIQGGEEGHTQILKTCLEYLVRPSEFHCFTDWPAARTFPYAAESWPSHYKMAGNSPAATTAKALAATLLQDDALRLQWVRSYSSYGKSLARPGPDTLEPAAVAAKLGLEDLVETLTSTTDISRTATSIMGEAAESGNINLLRRLLPPSSVQLRLQDPGVESLVRAAVTSSCSGIVDEIVKRLPSARMKELDLPSWTSDLFLLAVWNDNVALARSLLDLGTDPRVSFEVRHPVGPVGISVMRNAIGVINLLVERGYDITPETGIEHPSLLNLVTTWGSSEVIRLLFANGLRANAINNSGETLLENAAMWGRYEILNTLLELADLGQYLRLGSNHPLITTARRGYAKSNEILLKHGADPNATDDRGNALKCAILSDNWRVCQQLLEQPTLNVHHGGSDGKAPLLVAMWSKWEKDVIKSLLDRGANIEAREPGEYKRTCLLMACARIAPVGEVVKILLGHGADMTARDSDGWTPLFTAATFGTVEVVRQLIDAGSDVSVVCGIEQQTPLHAAAHRPEVLSALLAQGLDPSLKGKAEHSPLELAASRSAAAVRLMLNSPLENKAALSTALWRAVLNDMGPKDKYELVDMLLEAGADPNYIDSNGTPLLNHAVQRGHVSIAQILLEFRADIHARDISGNTALHYLSHLASVPLAKLLVNAGARLDAIGEAGNTPLISVTNSGCWDVFRYLLTKKETRLVINLEGQGTSALHNVCRSNISNNLELMQLLVENGADVNLEPARGRRGTPIFQCCLRIGDNYDPVKEEMIAYLLGKNAKVDSFKNETSPIHAASMWCSAKIIKMLLDKGADPEALDHVNCKPLHVACYNSLAAVEALAGVLEEKGASSQTSSNVGLGHDFALKDVFGRVPLHFTVATGDIALITYVLEQSLAAGLTVDVPDHDGWTPLLWALRKGKVYQWDDRDCRQGEVVRLLLDRGADPAVRVSVPPIVEAEGNEWFAVDVARYHGASLEVIEMLEERFPQAPHRYESSKIGDRVQDWFCDGCELELVGIHYKCQECQNYLFCFKCYRHCESFHPPHEFVQLGTHRSLHAPVVVEDAGSVASATSQETDDGSDNNEEDDDDLDINSDVISDDNASRMGDGHSVGSL, encoded by the exons ATGGCGACAATCGTCTCAAAGACGAACATGCCTGACGCTGGAGCCCTCGACAACGAAATCCAGGCGGAACCTATATCAGACCGGGGCCTGGTCATTGAGCAAGATGTCGAAGATGCACCAGTCGA CGTCGTCGCCATccacggccttggcggcgggAGGAGAAAGACTTGGACTTTAGAAGCCAACGAGAATGGTTGTTGGCTTTCAACTGTTTTCCCAGGGCGAGTTATGCTCTATGGATACGATACTAGTATCCGATCTATGCCGTTCAGGCGACGCGATATCATCGGAGAAGCAAAGCTACTTCTCGAGAGTCTTCGAACCCGTCGCGACGACGAGCTTTACAGGCGACCAGTCATTTTTGTATCGCATGGCTTAGGTGGGCTGATAGTGAAAGCC GCAATTGTCATTGCGTCCAGAGACCCTACGATGTATGAGTATCTGCTGCCTGCTGTGCGAGTCCTCATCTTCTTCGATTTTCCCCATTCGTCCATCAGCATCAGACATCTCGAGACGCAGTTACAAACGCATATATCTGAGGCCACACGGATATATCCAGGCGAGGAAATTTTGCTTGACAGGTCTCAATTCCTGGCTGAAACCATCGAAGAAGTAAATTGGATGTTCCTGCACTCGAAGATGACGGCTCAAGCATACATTGTCGACTACTACAGCGACCTCGAACCTGCACTGAACTCTTTTTAT GGCTTCGGTAGAGCAGCCACTAGGATGAGGTCATGTGTCGGCTGCAAACACGCAGTCGACAGGGAACACAGGTCCATAACACGATTGAGTGACGATGAGGTTGCCAGGCTACAATCAGAAGCAGTAGAGTGGATAA AAAAGGGCCCCTCACCCGATCACGACCAAGCGAGACGAGATTTTCTCTCGCAAGCCTCTCCGATGTTCCCACCTGGCTTTGATGAAACTCCTCCGGCCCTCATACCAGTTATTGGAGGTTTCCTGGAAGCGAGTCACAACATGGTACTGCATGTGCAGACTGCTTCTAACGACAACTCGCCTGTGTTCGACGGCATATGTTCTTGGCTTTCCCGGGCGAAGCCAGACCACGGCGGCGGACTCCTCAACTTCCAGTTCGATAAGTCTGATGCGCGCTTCAGCTCCATCGACAACATGCTACGGACCTTCATCTCAATGCACATGCACGAGCATATTACGTGCGAAACTGCCCACACTCTTGCATCTTACTTGACAAAATTCTCGGCGATAGGAACACGCGACTTGCTATATTATTTTGGGCGGGTGATTCCTAGTGACTCAAGATATCCTTTAACATTTGTCTATGTCATCGATGGTCTCGAAAAGTGTGGAGAAGGTGCCTCCGACTTTATTGCCTACCTCAACTATTTACTTGGGAGTGAGGCGCATCATTTCAAAGTCATTATTAGGACGAGTTTAGGGGCCAACGATCATCTTCTATCCGAAT TTTCCCGGATACCACCCGATTTCTTGACCACTTTTGTTGTCGGGCAGAAAGAGGGCGACTACTCGGCCCCTCAGCTATGTACAGGGCGCACAGGATTTAGTTCTCAAGCACTAATGATCCTCGATGAGCTGGAACACGCATTTGGCGACGACTTTTGCATGCTAGCTCTGCTGCAAGATTGGCTGGATTCAGATTCCCGAGCTTTGGCTGCAGTGGAGTGCGATCTTGGCAAACTGAAGGGCGCGACCTCAGGTCAGATCTTTGCAGCTTTATTATCCGACATGCCACCGGAGCGTCGCACCTGGGCTAGCATCATCTTGCTCTGGGTTTTACAGGGCTTTCGGCCTCTTTTGATGGAAGAGCTATGTTTTGTCTCATATTCGATACGCAGAAGCATATTGGAAGAGGCTAGAGACGAAACCTGTCAGCAGATCCTTGGTCACTTCAACGGCATACTGAAAAACTACCATGGAGAAGTGCGCTTTGCGCATCCTGAGATCCGCACATGGCTCACATCCAACGCGGTCGAATGTGGACCTGACTTGTCTTCAACGCAAGCATGGTGGCAGCAGATCCAAGGAGGGGAGGAGGGCCACACCCAAATCCTCAAAACATGTCTGGAATACTTGGTCAGGCCGTCCGAGTTCCACTGCTTTACGGATTGGCCAGCTGCTCGTACCTTTCCATACGCCGCAGAATCCTGGCCGTCTCACTACAAAATGGCAGGGAACAGCCCAGCAGCCACCACGGCAAAAGCGTTGGCAGCCACACTGTTGCAAGATGATGCCCTGCGACTCCAGTGGGTGAGGTCATATTCTTCTTATGGAAAGTCTTTGGCTCGTCCGGGCCCTGATACTCTTGAGCCAGCTGCAGTTGCCGCAAAACTTGGACTAGAAGATCTCGTCGAAACTCTTACTTCTACTACAGATATCTCTCGCACAGCCACCAGCATTATGGGAGAGGCAGCTGAAAGTGGAAACATCAACCTTCTGCGGAGGCTTCTTCCCCCTTCTTCAGTACAGTTGCGACTCCAAGATCCAGGCGTTGAGAGTCTTGTGAGAGCTGCAGTCACTTCTAGTTGCAGTGGAATTGTGGACGAGATTGTGAAGCGCCTGCCCAGTGCTCGTATGAAGGAACTCGATTTGCCTTCATGGACTTCTGATTTGTTTCTCCTGGCCGTGTGGAACGATAATGTGGCTCTCGCACGAAGCCTCCTCGACCTTGGCACAGACCCTCGTGTTAGCTTTGAGGTTAGACACCCGGTTGGCCCCGTTGGGATTTCAGTGATGCGTAATGCGATCGGTGTTATCAATTTACTCGTTGAAAGAGGCTACGACATTACCCCTGAGACGGGCATTGAGCACCCAAGTTTACTCAACCTAGTCACCACCTGGGGCAGCTCAGAGGTGATTCGGCTGCTCTTCGCCAACGGCCTCCGCGCGAATGCTATCAACAACTCTGGAGAAACCCTACTAGAAAACGCCGCAATGTGGGGTCGTTACGAAATTCTCAACACGCTACTTGAGCTCGCTGACCTCGGGCAATATCTGCGCCTTGGTTCTAACCATCCTCTCATCACCACAGCCCGCCGTGGATACGCCAAGTCCAACGAAATCCTACTGAAGCATGGTGCGGATCCAAACGCGACTGATGACCGCGGCAATGCCCTCAAGTGTGCAATTCTCTCTGATAACTGGCGAGTCTGTCAACAATTGTTGGAACAACCTACACTCAATGTCCACCATGGTGGCTCGGACGGCAAAGCCCCCTTACTGGTTGCCATGTGGTCGAagtgggaaaaggatgttaTCAAAAGCTTACTTGACCGCGGTGCGAATATCGAGGCTAGGGAGCCAGGGGAATATAAACGTACATGTCTACTGATGGCTTGCGCACGCATTGCACCAGTCGGCGAGGTCGTCAAGATCCTCTTGGGGCATGGTGCAGACATGACTGCTCGAGACTCTGACGGTTGGACGCCACTATTTACGGCTGCAACCTTCGGCACCGTTGAAGTGGTACGGCAGCTGATTGATGCTGGGTCTGATGTCTCTGTGGTCTGTGGAATTGAACAGCAGACTCCTTTGCATGCAGCAGCTCATCGCCCGGAAGTGCTATCGGCATTATTGGCTCAAGGTTTAGATCCCTCCCTTAAGGGAAAGGCTGAACATTCCCCTCTGGAGCTTGCGGCCTCGAGGTCTGCGGCAGCAGTCCGGCTGATGCTGAACTCTCCACTCGAGAACAAAGCTGCGCTGTCTACTGCTCTATGGCGGGCTGTTCTGAATGAtatgggtccgaaagacaaATATGAATTAGTCGACATGTTACTCGAGGCTGGCGCCGACCCAAACTATATCGACAGCAATGGGACACCTCTGTTAAATCATGCTGTGCAGAGGGGACACGTCTCGATAGCGCAAATACTCCTCGAGTTTCGAGCTGATATCCATGCCAGGGACATCAGCGGGAATACCGCGCTGCACTATCTCAGCCACTTGGCCTCGGTGCCCCTGGCCAAACTTTTGGTTAATGCCGGGGCCAGGTTGGATGCAATAGGCGAGGCGGGAAATACTCCACTGATCAGCGTTACAAACTCGGGTTGCTGGGACGTTTTCCGGTATTTGCTCACCAAAAAGGAGACGCGGCTCGTAATAAACTTGGAGGGGCAGGGCACATCGGCTTTGCACAATGTTTGCCGCTCGAACATCTCAAACAACCTCGAGCTTATGCAGCTCCTAGTCGAGAATGGCGCCGATGTGAACCTGGAACCTGCCAGAGGCCGTCGAGGCACACCGATCTTCCAATGCTGCCTACGGATCGGAGACAATTACGATCCTGTAAAGGAAGAGATGATTGCCTACTTGCTTGGGAAGAACGCAAAGGTCGACAGCTTCAAAAATGAAACCTCACCGATTCACGCTGCCAGCATGTGGTGCAGTGCCAAAATCATCAAGATGCTCCTCGACAAGGGTGCAGACCCGGAGGCCCTCGATCATGTGAATTGCAAACCCCTTCACGTAGCCTGTTATAACTCACTTGCAGCTGTCGAGGCGCTGGCCGGAGTTCTCGAGGAGAAAGGTGCATCTTCTCAAACGTCATCCAACGTGGGATTAGGTCATGACTTTGCCCTGAAGGACGTCTTTGGAAGGGTGCCGCTACACTTCACCGTCGCGACAGGTGACATTGCATTAATCACGTACGTCCTTGAGCAGTCACTCGCCGCTGGCCTCACCGTCGACGTGCCGGATCACGATGGCTGGACACCGCTGCTGTGGGCCCTCCGCAAAGGGAAAGTATACCAATGGGATGACCGCGACTGCCGCCAAGGCGAGGTGGTCAGACTGCTACTCGATCGCGGTGCCGACCCAGCGGTCCGGGTCAGCGTGCCCCCGATCGTGGAGGCGGAGGGAAACGAGTGGTTTGCTGTGGACGTGGCCAGATACCACGGCGCCTCCTTGGAAGTAATCGAAATGCTTGAGGAGAGGTTTCCACAGGCGCCCCACCGATACGAGTCTAGCAAGATAGGTGATAGAGTTCAGGACTGGTTCTGCGACGGGTG